From the Halalkalicoccus sp. CGA53 genome, one window contains:
- a CDS encoding PIN domain-containing protein, translating into MILDSTFVHDVVHGSDAAIARLTELRDTDTPVALSSLTVFEVGVGLREESARYRQRFDKQIEELVVLPISEAAARRAVKIQHDLLDRGDRIGARDLLIAGTAIGSPDPRVLTRNIGEFERVDGLKVESY; encoded by the coding sequence ATGATTCTCGACTCGACGTTCGTTCACGATGTTGTCCACGGAAGCGACGCGGCGATCGCTCGACTCACCGAGCTTCGTGATACGGATACACCGGTTGCACTCTCATCGCTCACCGTGTTCGAGGTTGGAGTCGGGTTACGAGAAGAGAGCGCTCGGTATCGCCAGCGCTTCGACAAACAGATCGAAGAGCTCGTAGTGCTCCCGATCAGTGAGGCCGCTGCCCGTCGCGCAGTGAAAATCCAACACGATCTGCTCGACCGAGGTGATCGAATCGGTGCACGCGATCTACTCATTGCCGGGACTGCGATCGGGAGTCCAGATCCGCGGGTGCTCACTCGAAACATCGGTGAGTTCGAGCGTGTCGATGGCCTCAAAGTAGAGAGCTACTAA
- a CDS encoding PIN domain-containing protein, protein MYCPDSSFLLDYLDEDRPASIGTKAFLEAHPDADYRLPTVAFFEVLRGGARLRGARGVTDLIEQLSWADRLPLTDAGAREAALVAGELARAGQEINLGDVLIAGPVREAGGTVLTRDAHFDHVTDLDVANY, encoded by the coding sequence GTGTACTGTCCGGACAGTAGCTTCTTACTCGACTACTTGGACGAGGACCGCCCGGCATCGATCGGCACGAAAGCGTTTCTCGAAGCGCACCCCGACGCCGACTACCGTCTCCCGACGGTCGCGTTCTTCGAGGTGCTCCGTGGCGGTGCCAGGCTTCGCGGTGCGCGTGGCGTCACCGATCTCATCGAGCAGCTGTCGTGGGCCGACCGGCTCCCGCTCACAGACGCCGGCGCGAGAGAGGCGGCACTCGTCGCCGGCGAGCTCGCACGCGCCGGCCAAGAGATCAACCTGGGGGACGTTCTCATAGCCGGTCCCGTTCGCGAAGCTGGCGGGACGGTCCTCACCCGCGACGCGCATTTCGACCACGTCACCGATCTCGACGTCGCGAACTACTGA
- a CDS encoding helix-turn-helix domain-containing protein: MSKPGPAPKVTTEDVLGVFVDRDDPLEPLTAPEIADGLGCSRRTARKRLTALEEDGRVTSKKVGARAVVWWAADAAKERDVLSGYGSWTGTGLSEAVEETHQQLDDDLRERDRVLSGQ, translated from the coding sequence ATGAGTAAGCCAGGCCCCGCCCCGAAAGTCACTACCGAGGACGTCCTCGGCGTCTTCGTAGATCGCGACGATCCGCTCGAGCCGCTCACCGCCCCGGAGATCGCCGACGGACTCGGATGCTCGCGACGGACGGCTCGGAAGCGGCTCACCGCACTCGAGGAGGACGGACGGGTCACGAGCAAGAAGGTCGGAGCGCGCGCTGTCGTGTGGTGGGCCGCCGACGCAGCCAAGGAGCGCGACGTCCTGAGCGGGTACGGGTCGTGGACAGGCACGGGCCTGTCGGAAGCGGTGGAAGAGACGCATCAACAGCTAGACGACGACCTGAGGGAGCGCGACCGTGTACTGTCCGGACAGTAG
- a CDS encoding penicillin acylase family protein — MTRRTDKRPTTDAPKRSAGDRATTGSIISRREFGGLAAGAFALASGLGTASAKAGVDPEARETEQFFLDGLKRPATIRVDQWGVPHMYAQDLEDVAFVQGFNAARDRLWQIDIWRRRGIGELSAVLGERTVEDDRAARLFMYRGDIEPEWDAYGPDAETIATGFACGINAYIDQALENPELMPPEFEALDYEPAKWDPEDVVRMRTHAISLNVSDEVARAETIRDHGFDAEAVRERLEPDWEIEIPEGLDLDLIPEGVLDVYWNATGGVSFTEDDVRNPDALEGLSADELGAAFETPDAAEAGSDRGEAAGSNNWAVAPEISATGRPIVANDPHRAHGVPSLRYIEHISSPEVDSIGAGEPGLPGISIGHNGKTAFGLTIFYIDQEDLYVYETNPDDPNEYCYEGGWEAMEVETETVEVRDGEDEEVELKFTRHGPVIYEDPDENVAFAVRTVWTEPGTTAYFGSVGYMRADDVEEFEEAMNGELTDDMLGWGTPPENQVAADTDGNIGWFPGGRTPVRENWDGLLPVPGDGTYEWDGFLHQSQLPSEVNPDRGWVATANAMVMPDDYVELIREGERPPIGFEWVSPWRQLRVEEVLEGFEDDGEHDLEDSTALQLDNVSVIARRTTALLEGLEHEDDRVDEAIDLLVEWDGAHDRDSAAAALYQNWDGPLHTQVTIELVGEDAYDDIGTGDDIVMLEALEEPEEWFDEDPVDTRDEILLSTLENAVETTVEDQGEDIDDWAWGNDHVAHFQHQLSAFVDADDVLDVGPAAMDGVSTAPNAQWGGVSGGASWRMVVDVGEWDNSLAIITPGQSEDPESEFYDNLFDMWVNGEFFPLVYSDDAVQRNTVKQIELRPDRRGPPDHAGGN, encoded by the coding sequence ATGACACGACGCACCGACAAGCGACCGACGACCGACGCGCCGAAACGGAGCGCTGGCGACAGAGCGACCACCGGCAGCATCATCTCGAGGCGCGAGTTTGGGGGCCTCGCGGCCGGAGCGTTCGCGCTCGCCTCCGGCCTCGGCACGGCATCGGCGAAAGCCGGCGTCGACCCCGAAGCCCGCGAGACCGAGCAGTTCTTCCTCGACGGCCTGAAACGGCCCGCGACGATCCGTGTAGACCAATGGGGTGTCCCCCACATGTACGCCCAGGACCTGGAGGACGTCGCCTTTGTCCAAGGGTTCAACGCTGCCAGAGATCGGCTCTGGCAGATCGATATCTGGCGCCGACGGGGTATCGGCGAACTCTCAGCCGTCCTCGGCGAGCGGACCGTCGAGGACGACCGCGCAGCGCGGCTGTTCATGTACCGTGGCGACATCGAGCCGGAGTGGGATGCCTACGGCCCGGATGCCGAAACGATCGCGACTGGCTTCGCGTGCGGGATCAACGCCTACATCGACCAAGCGCTTGAGAATCCCGAGCTGATGCCACCCGAGTTCGAGGCGCTCGACTACGAGCCTGCGAAGTGGGATCCGGAGGACGTTGTGCGGATGCGCACGCACGCGATTTCGTTGAACGTGAGTGACGAGGTTGCCCGGGCGGAGACGATCCGCGACCATGGATTCGACGCCGAGGCCGTCCGGGAGCGCCTCGAGCCGGACTGGGAGATCGAGATTCCGGAAGGGTTGGACCTCGATCTCATTCCCGAGGGCGTCCTCGACGTGTACTGGAACGCGACCGGCGGGGTCTCTTTCACCGAAGACGACGTCCGGAACCCCGACGCGCTCGAAGGGCTCTCGGCGGACGAGCTCGGAGCCGCGTTCGAAACGCCGGACGCAGCCGAGGCCGGATCCGACCGGGGCGAGGCAGCCGGTAGTAACAACTGGGCAGTGGCGCCTGAAATCTCCGCCACTGGCCGCCCGATCGTCGCGAACGATCCCCACCGAGCCCACGGCGTGCCGTCGCTGCGGTACATCGAGCACATCTCATCACCGGAGGTCGACTCCATCGGCGCGGGCGAGCCGGGCCTGCCGGGCATTTCGATCGGCCACAACGGGAAGACTGCCTTCGGGCTGACGATCTTTTACATCGATCAGGAGGACCTCTACGTCTACGAAACCAATCCGGACGACCCGAACGAGTACTGCTACGAGGGCGGTTGGGAGGCGATGGAAGTCGAGACCGAGACCGTCGAGGTTCGCGACGGGGAGGACGAGGAGGTCGAGCTGAAGTTCACCCGTCACGGCCCCGTCATCTACGAGGACCCCGATGAGAACGTCGCGTTCGCCGTTCGGACGGTCTGGACCGAGCCTGGGACGACCGCGTACTTCGGCAGCGTCGGCTACATGCGCGCCGACGACGTCGAGGAGTTCGAGGAGGCGATGAACGGCGAGCTCACCGACGACATGCTCGGCTGGGGTACACCGCCGGAGAATCAGGTCGCCGCCGACACGGACGGCAACATCGGCTGGTTCCCTGGCGGCCGCACGCCAGTCCGGGAGAACTGGGACGGACTACTCCCCGTCCCGGGCGATGGCACCTACGAGTGGGACGGCTTCCTACACCAGTCTCAGTTGCCGAGCGAGGTCAACCCCGACCGCGGCTGGGTCGCCACCGCCAACGCGATGGTCATGCCTGACGACTACGTCGAGCTGATCCGCGAGGGCGAACGCCCGCCGATCGGGTTCGAGTGGGTCTCACCGTGGCGGCAGCTGCGCGTCGAGGAGGTCCTCGAGGGGTTCGAGGACGACGGCGAGCACGACCTCGAGGACTCCACAGCGCTGCAACTCGACAACGTCTCCGTGATCGCCCGCCGGACTACAGCGCTGCTCGAAGGACTAGAACACGAGGACGATCGGGTGGACGAGGCAATCGACCTCTTGGTGGAGTGGGACGGCGCCCACGACCGCGACTCCGCCGCCGCGGCCCTCTATCAGAACTGGGATGGGCCGCTGCACACCCAGGTCACGATCGAACTCGTCGGGGAGGACGCCTACGACGACATCGGCACCGGCGACGACATCGTGATGCTGGAGGCACTGGAAGAGCCCGAAGAGTGGTTCGACGAGGATCCGGTCGACACTCGCGACGAAATCCTGCTCTCGACGCTCGAAAACGCCGTCGAGACGACGGTGGAAGACCAAGGCGAGGACATCGACGACTGGGCGTGGGGCAACGACCATGTGGCCCACTTCCAGCACCAGCTGTCCGCGTTCGTCGACGCAGACGATGTCCTGGACGTTGGCCCGGCCGCGATGGACGGCGTGAGCACCGCGCCCAACGCCCAATGGGGCGGTGTCAGCGGGGGCGCCTCGTGGCGGATGGTCGTCGACGTCGGCGAGTGGGACAACTCGCTGGCGATCATCACGCCTGGGCAGTCGGAGGACCCCGAGAGCGAGTTCTACGACAACCTCTTCGACATGTGGGTGAACGGTGAGTTCTTCCCGCTGGTGTACTCCGACGACGCGGTCCAGCGCAACACGGTGAAGCAGATCGAGCTGCGACCCGACCGGCGCGGGCCGCCGGACCACGCCGGCGGAAACTGA
- the eno gene encoding phosphopyruvate hydratase gives MIEITNVSAREILDNRLEPTLRVTVETTAGQASADVPAGRSRGTNEAIELRDGDERYRGLGVKQACTAINDEIAPQFQGADVTEQRRLDDRLLELDGTENKSNLGGNTATGVSLACLKAGANATGLPLYRYVGGALSYVLPIPFFDMIEGGELAGGHLPFQEHQLVPVGAESFSEGVRYAAEVYYELGTILEAEYGEYSLNVGAEGGYTPIGIDDPRDAFDMLISAVEELGYDRKFALATDVAATHFYDPNSETYALLGEQFSRDDLIELYNDLVESYPLISLEDPLVETDFDGYAELTDRLDVQIIGDDFFVTDPDRVRRGIERGAANSLLMKVNQVGTVMEAVDAARVAQRNGYTVQVSERSGQTSDTWLADLTVGLDAGQIKTGVTRSERTEQYNRLLEIEDELGQMATYGDPQTLSLFEGCTIG, from the coding sequence ATGATCGAAATCACGAACGTATCTGCTCGAGAGATTCTCGATAACCGTCTCGAACCGACCCTTCGAGTGACTGTGGAGACGACAGCAGGACAGGCGTCGGCGGACGTCCCTGCGGGTCGATCGAGAGGCACCAACGAAGCGATCGAACTCCGGGATGGTGACGAACGATATCGTGGTCTGGGGGTCAAGCAGGCCTGCACCGCCATCAACGACGAAATCGCTCCACAGTTTCAGGGTGCGGATGTTACCGAGCAGCGTCGTCTAGATGACCGCCTCCTCGAACTGGACGGTACAGAAAACAAATCAAATCTCGGGGGAAACACGGCTACTGGCGTCTCGCTGGCATGTCTCAAAGCCGGGGCAAACGCGACCGGTCTCCCACTCTATCGATACGTGGGTGGAGCGCTCTCGTATGTCCTTCCGATCCCATTTTTCGATATGATCGAGGGCGGCGAACTCGCCGGAGGCCATCTTCCCTTTCAGGAGCACCAGCTTGTACCGGTCGGAGCGGAGTCGTTTTCCGAGGGGGTTCGGTACGCCGCCGAAGTGTACTACGAACTTGGGACTATTCTCGAAGCGGAGTACGGGGAGTACTCGCTTAATGTGGGGGCCGAGGGCGGATACACACCAATCGGAATTGACGATCCGAGAGACGCTTTCGACATGTTGATCAGTGCCGTCGAAGAACTCGGATACGATCGCAAGTTCGCGCTGGCGACGGACGTCGCGGCAACCCACTTCTACGACCCCAATTCGGAGACGTACGCACTGCTCGGTGAGCAATTCTCTCGAGACGACCTAATCGAATTATATAATGACCTTGTCGAGTCGTACCCGTTGATCTCTCTTGAGGATCCGCTGGTCGAAACTGACTTCGACGGTTACGCCGAATTGACCGATCGACTCGACGTTCAGATCATCGGCGACGATTTCTTCGTTACCGATCCAGACCGGGTTCGGCGTGGGATCGAACGCGGAGCGGCTAATTCGCTGTTGATGAAGGTCAATCAGGTTGGAACGGTCATGGAGGCCGTTGATGCGGCACGAGTGGCCCAAAGGAACGGCTACACTGTGCAGGTCTCTGAACGGTCCGGGCAGACTTCAGACACTTGGCTCGCCGATCTCACTGTCGGTCTCGACGCCGGCCAAATCAAAACCGGTGTAACCCGAAGCGAACGTACGGAGCAGTACAATCGTCTGCTCGAGATCGAGGATGAACTCGGTCAGATGGCCACCTATGGTGATCCGCAAACCCTGTCGCTCTTCGAAGGCTGCACCATCGGCTAA
- a CDS encoding glycerate kinase type-2 family protein, whose product MIDNTAALTDHGNRQSRKTLIDIATAAVEAVHPSRTVPAALNRAGDSLWVAGRVYNLDDIENVYIIGAGKGSVEVVDELLGIIGDAVTDGIVAEKRDQVHKIEGINVYETGHPLPDAGSLAAGEATIELAERADEDDLVFVCINGGASAQCVAPVDSVSLDDLRSTTEVLLNAGLPIEEVNAVRKHLSKIKGGRLATRIAPASLVTLVVIDEVAGKPWGPTVGDKTTFADATRVLERHSLDGDVPKTVQDHLDRGCQSLELETPSPIDLNSLDALTVVLADPVDACEAATASARQLGYDSEILSTSIEGESREVATVFSGIVDEIQTHGRPFEPPFVLVSGGETTVTVPDDAGRGGPNQEFALAFALKIEANPNLTALALGTDGTDGPTDIAGALVDGSTASRIREADVDPWTHLEAHNTSDPLTLVDDAIYTGSTGTNVMDLRLILIDSYSR is encoded by the coding sequence GTGATAGACAACACCGCTGCGCTCACCGATCACGGCAATCGGCAATCCCGAAAGACACTCATTGACATCGCGACGGCTGCGGTTGAGGCCGTCCACCCCAGTCGAACAGTTCCGGCCGCACTCAATCGTGCGGGCGACTCACTTTGGGTAGCCGGTCGAGTGTACAATCTCGACGACATCGAGAACGTCTATATCATCGGTGCAGGGAAGGGTTCGGTCGAAGTCGTTGACGAATTGCTCGGAATTATTGGCGACGCCGTCACCGATGGCATCGTCGCCGAAAAACGAGATCAGGTGCACAAAATAGAGGGCATAAACGTCTACGAGACCGGCCATCCGCTCCCCGACGCAGGGAGTCTCGCTGCTGGGGAGGCTACGATCGAACTAGCCGAGCGGGCCGATGAGGACGATCTCGTTTTCGTCTGTATTAACGGAGGTGCGTCCGCACAGTGTGTCGCGCCGGTCGATAGCGTCTCTCTCGACGATCTCCGCTCGACCACTGAGGTCCTCTTAAATGCAGGACTCCCGATTGAAGAAGTAAACGCCGTGAGAAAACATCTCTCTAAAATCAAGGGAGGACGACTCGCAACCCGCATCGCCCCCGCGAGTCTCGTGACCCTCGTTGTTATCGACGAGGTAGCCGGGAAGCCCTGGGGCCCAACGGTCGGTGACAAGACCACGTTCGCCGACGCCACCCGTGTTCTCGAACGCCATTCACTGGACGGAGACGTCCCGAAGACGGTTCAAGACCATCTCGATCGCGGATGTCAATCACTCGAGTTGGAGACGCCGTCGCCAATCGATCTCAACTCTCTTGATGCGCTCACAGTGGTACTTGCTGATCCCGTTGATGCATGTGAAGCGGCGACAGCAAGCGCGAGACAGCTCGGGTATGACTCGGAAATCCTTTCGACGTCAATCGAGGGCGAGAGTCGGGAGGTTGCGACGGTGTTTTCGGGCATCGTCGACGAAATCCAGACACACGGGCGTCCGTTCGAACCGCCGTTCGTACTCGTTTCCGGTGGCGAGACGACGGTAACCGTTCCGGACGATGCCGGGAGAGGTGGGCCGAACCAGGAGTTCGCGCTAGCGTTTGCGCTCAAAATCGAAGCCAATCCGAATCTCACGGCGCTCGCGTTGGGAACGGATGGAACGGATGGTCCAACCGACATCGCCGGCGCGCTTGTCGACGGTTCGACCGCCTCCCGGATTCGCGAGGCCGACGTCGATCCTTGGACGCACCTCGAAGCCCACAATACGTCGGATCCGCTCACCCTCGTCGACGACGCAATCTACACCGGGTCTACAGGGACGAACGTAATGGACCTCAGACTGATACTGATCGACTCATACAGTCGGTGA
- a CDS encoding DUF7344 domain-containing protein produces the protein MISLDKLFEILSKRRRRYVLYYLDQRNGPVPVDELVIAISQWEDETPREIPDEKFENLEISLHHNHLPKTAEIEYVRYDPEQQVIQMSESPPELDAFLTIAKLVEETDTIDQPIVDEPRYEDNR, from the coding sequence ATGATATCATTAGATAAACTCTTCGAGATTCTCAGCAAACGTCGGCGACGATACGTGCTCTATTATCTCGATCAACGTAACGGGCCAGTTCCAGTCGACGAGTTAGTTATCGCGATAAGCCAATGGGAAGATGAGACGCCAAGAGAGATTCCTGATGAGAAATTCGAGAACCTCGAGATTTCTCTTCATCACAATCATCTTCCAAAGACCGCTGAAATCGAATACGTGCGGTACGATCCTGAGCAACAAGTTATTCAGATGAGTGAATCGCCACCCGAACTCGACGCGTTTCTGACGATCGCTAAACTGGTCGAAGAGACGGATACCATTGACCAGCCGATTGTGGATGAGCCTAGATATGAAGATAATCGATAG
- a CDS encoding glycosyltransferase family 2 protein has translation MTAIDLLTAFLFGFSVFVVAYFVVANTAYLAIHLTALVELRRLMNERTFESTYQRFGSPFLPGIAIVVPAYDEAPVIVQSVRSFLDLQYPDYEVIVVNDGSTDDTLDRLVDAFDLEAVAASPPMELPCETVRDVYRSPENRKLTVIDKENGGKADALNAGVFFTEKQLFCAVDADSVIERDALLSVAKPFLEHPERTVATGGVVRVANSCSITEGIVEEVRLSRNPLVGLQTMEYLRAFLSGRIGLSSLKSLMIISGAFGLFDTRLVREVGGYRSDTITEDMELVVRMHRYLNERDREYRLEFVPEPVIWTEVPEDRAVLSRQRRRWHRGLFQTLMMHRKMIGNPNYGVTGMFALPFFMGVEGFGPLIEGLGYVIVPLAFVLGIVDTWFFISFLLLAIVLSMFLSWLSVLSEVASYRRYDRPRDVALLLGYGVLENVLYRQWKTVVLWRGFVEFLRGDDSWGAMERKGFESE, from the coding sequence ATGACCGCCATCGACCTCCTCACGGCGTTTCTGTTCGGGTTCAGCGTCTTCGTCGTTGCCTACTTCGTGGTGGCGAACACCGCGTATCTCGCCATCCACCTCACGGCGCTGGTCGAACTGCGTCGGCTGATGAACGAACGGACGTTCGAATCGACGTACCAGCGGTTCGGCTCGCCGTTCCTCCCGGGGATCGCTATCGTCGTCCCCGCATACGACGAAGCACCGGTGATCGTCCAGAGCGTCCGGTCGTTCCTTGATCTCCAGTACCCCGACTACGAGGTGATCGTCGTCAACGACGGGTCGACCGACGACACGCTGGATCGGCTCGTCGACGCGTTCGACCTGGAAGCGGTGGCCGCGTCGCCACCGATGGAACTCCCGTGTGAAACCGTACGCGACGTCTATCGCTCCCCTGAGAACAGAAAACTGACCGTGATCGACAAGGAAAACGGCGGGAAGGCGGACGCGTTGAACGCGGGGGTGTTCTTCACCGAGAAGCAGCTGTTCTGTGCGGTCGACGCGGATTCGGTCATCGAACGCGACGCGCTGCTCTCGGTCGCCAAACCATTTCTCGAACACCCCGAACGAACCGTCGCGACCGGCGGCGTCGTTCGCGTCGCGAACAGCTGTTCGATCACCGAGGGGATCGTCGAAGAGGTTCGACTCTCGCGGAACCCGCTGGTTGGCCTCCAGACGATGGAGTACCTGCGGGCGTTTCTCTCCGGTCGAATCGGCTTGAGCAGCCTGAAGAGCCTCATGATCATCTCGGGGGCGTTCGGCCTCTTCGACACGCGGCTGGTTCGAGAGGTCGGCGGGTACCGCTCGGATACGATCACCGAGGACATGGAGTTGGTCGTCCGCATGCATCGCTACCTGAACGAACGCGACCGGGAGTACCGCCTCGAGTTCGTTCCCGAGCCGGTGATCTGGACGGAGGTCCCCGAGGATCGAGCGGTACTGAGTCGACAACGACGACGCTGGCACCGTGGGTTGTTCCAGACGTTGATGATGCATCGGAAGATGATCGGCAACCCGAACTACGGTGTAACGGGAATGTTCGCGTTACCCTTCTTCATGGGTGTCGAGGGGTTTGGTCCTCTGATCGAAGGACTCGGGTACGTTATCGTCCCGTTGGCGTTCGTCCTCGGGATCGTCGACACGTGGTTTTTCATTTCGTTCCTGCTGCTCGCGATCGTTCTCAGTATGTTCCTCTCGTGGCTGTCCGTGCTGAGCGAGGTAGCGAGCTACCGACGGTACGATCGGCCACGGGACGTCGCCCTGTTGCTCGGCTACGGTGTCCTCGAGAACGTCCTCTACCGGCAGTGGAAGACGGTCGTCCTCTGGCGCGGGTTCGTCGAGTTCCTCCGAGGGGACGATTCGTGGGGTGCGATGGAGCGGAAAGGGTTCGAGTCGGAGTGA
- a CDS encoding response regulator transcription factor, translated as MTRSIVIAEDEEDIQQLLTFKLKASGFDVTTFDDGRACIDHLRETDELPDLVVLDVMMPRMDGFQVLERIRDEEALADLPVLLLTARSREDDVVEGFERGATDYVTKPFSPNEVVARIERMLPST; from the coding sequence ATGACTCGATCGATCGTCATCGCTGAAGACGAAGAGGACATCCAACAGCTACTGACGTTCAAACTCAAAGCGAGCGGGTTCGACGTGACGACGTTCGACGACGGACGAGCGTGTATCGATCACCTCCGGGAGACCGATGAATTGCCCGACCTCGTGGTACTCGATGTGATGATGCCGCGGATGGACGGCTTCCAGGTTCTCGAACGGATTCGAGACGAGGAAGCGCTCGCCGATCTCCCGGTGTTGCTGCTCACGGCACGGTCGCGAGAGGACGACGTCGTCGAGGGGTTCGAACGCGGTGCGACCGACTATGTCACCAAGCCGTTCAGCCCGAACGAGGTCGTCGCCCGGATCGAACGCATGCTACCGAGCACGTAA
- a CDS encoding histidine kinase dimerization/phospho-acceptor domain-containing protein: MTAKEGDPRDHEVDVETSDTGADTPHRLELLHRVATRLAGCPTETAVYDAVMHASYELFDLRYAVVVVRGEDRWVTITSTPPDAAERTRQLPITGSRIDAAVDRNETIVVESGTDAADVDVPFRSGQALCTPIGEAGVLQLVGDDEFDEDDVRYAELLGWIVDARLDRLTLREEVDLMEEQLYAFTDFQRDVLEQASHELRTPLTSILGYMEMLADEDVGSLTDEQKSLAQLVLRKATELDAALETLTSAFDGRLERVREEWDRRSKLDRSDVLGSLDGPFLLLNVDNEVSGRLAEQLRDIGYEVTIADDRSTARKAIRDDPPSVIVVDLLAKDDDGIALAEEVCRNADYEGASIVALSIVRDESTGSPQLGVSSYLSEEAAVVLEATETLLDVNDEEQVGVLVFDTTTEEEAVALPESWQMTVVTDLDEARTVRREGEYDVALVRTEGLSRGTNGTEIVREAVRILRERRGGRRLPVLLVDRSRKESELRYTIGGRLFVQRPLNAADLVSTLVSTPGDSSHTSGDATNEGVTDQ; encoded by the coding sequence ATGACCGCCAAAGAAGGGGATCCGAGAGATCACGAGGTCGACGTGGAGACGTCTGATACCGGAGCCGATACACCGCACCGTCTCGAACTTCTCCACCGCGTTGCGACCCGTCTAGCCGGCTGTCCGACCGAGACCGCGGTCTACGACGCAGTGATGCACGCCAGTTACGAGCTGTTCGACCTCCGTTACGCCGTTGTCGTCGTCCGAGGCGAGGATCGGTGGGTTACGATCACCAGCACTCCACCCGACGCGGCCGAGCGTACACGACAGCTCCCAATCACGGGTTCCAGGATCGACGCGGCCGTCGATCGAAACGAAACGATCGTCGTCGAGAGCGGGACGGACGCGGCCGACGTGGACGTACCCTTCAGGAGTGGCCAGGCGCTCTGTACACCGATCGGTGAGGCCGGGGTGTTACAGCTCGTCGGAGACGACGAGTTTGACGAGGACGACGTTCGTTACGCCGAGCTTCTGGGCTGGATCGTCGACGCCCGGCTCGACCGCCTGACGTTGCGCGAGGAGGTGGACTTGATGGAAGAACAGCTCTACGCGTTCACGGACTTCCAGCGGGACGTCCTCGAACAGGCCTCGCACGAGCTCAGAACGCCGCTGACGTCGATCCTCGGCTACATGGAGATGTTGGCTGACGAGGATGTCGGGTCGTTGACCGACGAACAGAAGTCACTGGCACAGCTCGTTCTCCGGAAGGCGACCGAACTGGACGCCGCGCTCGAGACGCTGACCTCGGCGTTCGACGGGCGGCTCGAACGCGTTCGCGAGGAGTGGGACAGGCGGTCGAAACTCGACCGATCGGATGTTCTCGGCTCGCTCGATGGACCGTTTCTCCTCCTAAACGTGGACAATGAGGTCTCCGGCCGACTGGCAGAACAGCTCCGCGACATCGGCTACGAGGTCACGATCGCCGACGACCGATCGACCGCACGGAAAGCGATCCGCGACGATCCCCCGTCAGTGATCGTCGTCGACCTACTTGCCAAGGATGACGATGGAATCGCGCTCGCTGAGGAGGTGTGTCGGAATGCGGACTACGAAGGGGCGTCGATCGTCGCACTGTCGATCGTCCGGGATGAATCGACGGGCTCCCCCCAACTGGGTGTGTCCTCATATCTTTCGGAGGAGGCGGCCGTCGTTCTCGAGGCGACCGAAACACTTCTCGATGTAAACGACGAGGAGCAAGTCGGCGTCTTGGTGTTCGATACGACGACGGAGGAGGAAGCGGTCGCACTCCCCGAATCGTGGCAGATGACGGTGGTCACCGACCTCGACGAGGCGCGGACGGTACGCCGAGAGGGGGAATACGACGTCGCCCTCGTTCGAACCGAGGGTCTCTCCCGGGGGACCAACGGGACCGAGATCGTGAGAGAGGCGGTGCGGATCCTCCGTGAGCGTCGAGGTGGACGCCGGCTTCCAGTCCTGCTCGTCGATCGATCCCGGAAGGAAAGCGAGCTGCGATATACGATCGGCGGACGGCTGTTCGTCCAGCGTCCGCTCAACGCTGCGGATCTGGTCTCGACGCTCGTCTCGACTCCGGGAGATTCCTCACATACGTCAGGCGACGCCACAAACGAAGGAGTGACCGACCAATGA